The genomic segment CGCAGCCGGTCCCATGTCCGGTGCGAGGACGTACTGCCGATCGTCAGCAGTGCCATCCTGGCGTAACGGTCGGCCTGCTCCGGGTCGTTGGCGATGAAGCACGCCGAGGCGAGCGAGATGTAGTCGAAGATCTTCGACCGGTCCCGGCCCTCCACCCGCAGTTCCAGCGCGTGCTTGGCGTGCATCTGCGCCTGGGCCGCGGCCGACGGGTCGTGCTCGGCCAGCGTGCGGTACGCCAGCGCCTGCATCCCGTGCAGATCCGCCTCGTCGAACATCTGCATCCAACTCGGCGGCGGCACATCGCCCTTGTCCGAGACGAACAGGTCCTCGGCCTCCCCCAGCGTCCGCCGCATCGCCTGGCCGCGCCCCATGGACGCCTGGGCCCATGCCTCGATGGTGTGCAGCATGGCGCGGGTGCGGGGCAGCGCCTGCTCGCCCGATCCCGACTTCGCCAGCTTCATCAGATCGAGCGCGTCGTCCGGCCGGCCGATGTGGACCATCTGCCGGGCCGCGCGGGACAGTGCCTCGCCGGCCCGCGGCCGGTCCCCTCCCTCCCGCGCCGCGTGCGCGGCGATCACGAAGTACTTCTGCGCCGTGGGCTCCAGGCCCACGTCATGGGACATCCACCCGGCGAGCACGGCCAGATTGGCGGCCACACCCCACAACCTGCGCTGCAGATGGTCCTGGTGGTGGTAGGCGAGCATGCCGCCCACCTCGTTGAGCTGGCCGACCACAGCCTTGCGTTGCAGCCCGCCGCCGCGGGCCGCGTCCCAGGCACGGAACACCTCGACCGAGCGCTCGAGAGCCTCGATCTCCTGGGAACCCACCGGAGCCGCCTCGTACCGGTCGTACGAAGCGGGTTCGGCGTGGAGTGGATTGTCGATGACCGGTGCATCGGCCACCAGGGCCGGGTCGGTGTGCAACCAGTCGTACATTGCGCTGCTCAGTGCTGAGCCAGCGGTGAGCGCGGCGCCCGCGCCCACCAGACCGCGTCGGTTGAGCATGAGGTCCATTCCCGTGAATTCGGTGAGGACCGCGGCTGTTCGTTCCGGTGGCCACGGCAGACCGTCTCCGGTCTGCTTCTTCCCCGCGTGCCGGTGCCGGTCGAACCCGAGATCCTCGATGGTCACGACACGGCCGAGCCGCTCGGTGAACAGAGCTGCCAGCACCTTCGGAACGGGTTCGCGCGGCGACTCACCGGTCTCGATCCAGCGGCGCACCCGCGAGGTGTCGGTCGCCAGCTGCGGGTGGCCCATGGCCGCCGCCTGCCGGTTGACCAACCGTGCGAGTTCGCCCTTGGACCAGCCGGTAAGGCCGAACAGGTCCGCAAGTCGGGTGTTGGCTTCTTTGCTCACGTCAAGCCCCAGGTTCCTCGGCACGGTTGACACTAATCCGCTGACAAAGGCCCCGCGAGTATTCGCCACGCTTCGCCAGGGTGCGCCAGATGGTCTGCCACCCGCGCCAGGGTGTGATGTAGGAACGCGCCACCCCGGCCCGGCACTAGCCGGCTCCCGGAAGGTCGTTCGAGTCACCCGTGAGCCGCCTTGAGCTGCTCTCTTGTGCAGGGGACGACCGGCCCCGGGAGGGGCGTGCGGCGCGTGGACGAACCGGGCCACCGGCCCGAACCCGCATTCCCCAGGGTGCGGGTCCGGACGCCGACACCGGTTCCGGACCGTCCACGCGCCGGCCGCGCCACCGACGCCACCGACCGGCCACCACGTCGCGGCACCGCGACGCGGACACCGCCGGAGGCAGCACCGCACCGACGCAGCACCGTCAAACGCAGCACCGCATCACCGTCATGAGCTCGCAGGCACACGAAGGGATCTGTTTCCCCCTCATGTATTCAGCATCGTCCTCCGTGTCCGCTCCGCCCCGGTTGTCGCACCCCGCTGGTACGGACTCCTCCTTGCGCACCCGTCCGCCGCTCACCGCCGCTCGGCGGGGCCTCCCGACGGGCACCTCCCATCCGCTCAGCGGGAGACTCGACTTGACCGGCCCCCAGGGCGCTCAGCTGCGGACGGCCATCGCCGCGGTTCAGCGGATATGCCCCGAGTTCAACCCTGTTCAGATGCTGCGCCGCAGCGGGCGCACCGCACTGCTCGTCGGTACGTCGGGACGCAGTCCCGCGGTCGCCAAGTGTCTGCTGGACCAGTCCCCAGCGTGGGTCGAGCGGTTCCAGCACGAGATAGCGGCTTACCGGGCGTTCGTCCGCCACCGGCCGCCGGCCCGGGTCCCACGGCTGATCGCCGCGGATCCGGAGAGCTGTGTGCTGGTCCTGGAGCGGATGCCCGGACGGGTCGTGTCGGTACAGCGCCATCCGACCGAGACCCCGCCCCGGTCCGATGTCCGTGCGGCCATCGGCGCCTTCGGCCGGATCAACCTCTGGCGGCCGCCGGCCGGCGTGTTCGACGCGCCGATCGACTACCCGGCACGTATCTCGCGCTACCACGAGCTGGGGCTGCTCACCGACCGGGACATGGGTGACCTGCAGAAGCTGTTGCACGGACTGGCCCATGTGCAGGGGCAGTTCTGTCACGGCGACGCCCTGCTCTCCAACGTGCTGCTGTCCCCGGCCGGCCCGGTGCTGGTCGACTGGGAGCACGCCGGCTGGTACCTGCCGGGGTACGACCTCGCGGTGCTGTGGTCGGCGCTCGGCAACGACCCGGTGGCGCGCCGCCAGATCAGCCAGCTCGCCCAGAACCAGGGTCCCGCTTCCCGGGACGCCTTCCTGGTCAACCTGATGCTCGTCCTCACCCGCGAGATCCGTACCTACGAGACCGCCGTGCAGCGCACCATGCGCAGCGCCGCCCCGCCCGCGCAGACCGTGCCCGGAGCGGGCGAGGAGCAGCGGCTGCTGCTGCGCCGGCTGCACGACGACTGCGGTCTGGCCCGACGGGCGGTGCGTGCCGCCGTCGGCACGCGCTGAGCTCCGCGCGGACCCGTCCAGCCCCCCGGATCACGGGGGTTTTCACCACCCGCCGACACCCGCGTCACCGGTTCAGACCACTGACGCGGGCCAGGCCAGCGCGCCCGTGCCGGGGAAACTCCCGGCACGGGCGTTTGACGTGCGCAAACAGTGCCCGTTCGGGGCCTGTTGACGGATCGTCCGGGAGCCGATACCTCTGTGGAGCCGTTCGCCCCAGTACCGCTTCAAGGAGGCCGCATTGCGAGAGTCCGCCGCCCGATCAGCGAGACACCGACGGAGCACACTGCGTACGGTGACCGCGGCGGCCGCTGCCGCGGCACTGCTGCCCGTGCTCTCCACGGCCACATCCGCGAACGCCGCCCAGCCCGCCACCTCGTCGCTGCAGCAGGCGTTCAGCGACGCGGCCCAGCGCTATCAGGTGCCGGCGAGCGTCCTGCTCGGCGTGTCGTACATGGAATCGCGCTGGGACACCCATCAGGGGCTGCCCAGCGTGACCGCGGGCTACGGCCCGATGCACCTCACGGACGCCCGTACGGCGCTCACCGACTTCCCCCAGAAGGGCGACGGCGGTGACGACTCGCGCGGTGACGACTCCCGGCCGCTGACCGGCAGCGGGCAGGCCGTTCCCGACGCCGATCTGTCGAAGCTGCCCGCCACCCTGACCACGCTGGAGCGGGCCGCGGGGCTGACCGGGCTGCCGGCCCAGGACCTGCGCAAGGACCCGGCGGCCAATGTCGCGGGCGGCGCGGCCCTGATCGCCGCCGCCCAGAAGTCCCTGGGGCAGCCGCTGAGCTCCGACCCCGCGGACTGGTACGGCGCCGTCGCGCGCTTCTCGGGCGCCGACGACTCGGCGACCGCCGGTGCCTTCGCGGACGATGTCTACGACGTGCTGCGACAGGGCGAGTCCCGTACGACCGACGCCGGGCAGAACGTCACCCTGACCGCGGCTCCGGGGATCGCCCCGGCCACCGCGCAGGCGGTGGCGCTGGGCCTGAAGCACGCCAACGACAGCGGGACGGAGTGCCCGCGCGGGGTGGGCTGCGAGTGGCTGCCCGCGCCCTACCAGGAGACGACTCCCGGCGATTACGGCAACCACGACCTCGCCGACCGGCCCGCCAGTCAGAAGATCGACACCATCGTCATCCATGACACCGAGGGCAGCTGGGACACCGCACTGAAGCTGGTGCAGGACCCGACGTATCTGGCCTGGCACTACACGGTCCGCTCGGCGGACGGCCACATCGACCAGCATCTGAAGACCAAGGACGTCGGCTGGCACGCGGGCAACTGGTACACCAACGCCAAGTCGATCGGCATCGAGCACGAGGGCTTCCTCATCGACCCGGGCACCTGGTACACGGAGTCGATGTACCGGACGTCCGCGCGGCTGGTCGCGTACCTGGCGAAGAAGTACGACATCCCGCTGAACCGCCAGCACATCCTCGGCCACGACAACGTGCCGGGACCGACCGGTGCGTACATCGGCGGGATGCACACCGACCCCGGGCCGTACTGGGACTGGGCGCACTACTTCCAGCTGATGGGCGCTCCGCTGCACGCCACGGCGGGTCCGGCCGGCGGCCTGGTCACCATCCGCCCGGACTATGACAAGAACCGGCCGCTGTACACCGGCTGTGTCACGGCGGGCGACACCTGCCCGGCCCGCGGCTCCGAGGCGGTGCGGCTGCACACGGCGCCGAGCGAGGACGCGCCCCTGGTGAAGGACATCGGCCTGCACCCGACGGGTGACTCCACGACGGGCGTCAACGACGTCGGGGCGCGTGCCTCCACCGGCCAGCAATACGCGGTCGCCGAACGCCAGGGCGACTGGACGGCGGTGTGGTACCTCGGCCAGAAGGCCTGGTTCCACAACCCCCGGTCGCAGCCGACCGCCGTCAACGCCTGGGGCTTCACCGCCACCCCGAAGGCGGGCCTGGCCGACATCCCGGTCTACGGGCGCGCCTATCCCGAGGCGGCGGCGTACCCCGCGGGTGTTCCCGTGCAGGCGATCGTGCCGATGCCCTACAAGCTCCTGGCGGGCCAGGAGTACGCGATCGGCAACCGGGTCCAGGGCGAGTACTACTACTCGACGACGTTCGACACCGCTTCGCACCAGGTCGTGCGCGGTAAGCAGGTCTACTACGAGATCCAGTTCGGCCACCGGGTGGAGTACGTCAGGGCCGAGGACGTCACCGTCCTGCCGTCCCAGGTGGGCGCCCCGCGCTGAGCCGTTCTCCCCACGGGCGGCCGTTCGGCCGTGGGACGTGACAGGGGCGCCGCCGGATCCCGGCGGCGCCCCTTCGCGTGCGGTGTGCGTCCCGTCAGCCCTGCTGGAACATCTCCGCGGGCAGCGGCTTCAGCAGCTGGTAGAGGTCGTCGGTGATGGGGCGGTCCCAGGTGGCGATGGTGACCTGGACGCCGTCGCTGCGGTCGAACTGGGCGCAGGCGATCCGTGCTTCCGAGACCTTTATCCGCCGGACGATGAGCAGACCGTCGCCGTGCATCGCGGGGGTGTCCTCGGTGCTGACCACTTCCACCGGCTCCTCGTTGCCGAGTGCCACCATCAGCTGGGCCACCTCGAAGGGCACCTGGCCGTCCTCCAGCTCACGCGCCGGGGAGCCCTCGGGGAGGTTGCCGATCAGCATGGCGGGACCGCGGCCGCCGAAGAGGTCGTAGCGCAGGAAGATGCCCTGGCAGCTGCCGTCGGGACCGGGCAGCAGCCCGGCGCCGAGAATGCCCGGCCAGTCCCCCGGGTCCATGGCCAGGACATCGAAGTCCGGCCCGGTGGGCGTGGCTGCGGTGCGGCGGCGGAGGAACGACATACGGCCATCGTACGTGGCCCGCGGCCCCTTGCGCGGCGCCGGGGGCCGTGGCCGCCGGACCTCTCCGCGGCCCGCCCTCATTCCTCCCCCGTGACTGCCCCGGACGGGCCGCCGGGCGGGTCCGCCCGGTACGTCCCCGGCAGCCCGCCGGGGTCGGTGCCGAGCTTGCGGTAGACGGCGGAGAGCAGCCGGCCGACGGTGACCTCGTCGGTGGAGAGCTCCGCCGCGATCGCCGCCGGTGTGGCGCCGGTGGCCGCGCGGGCGGCCGCCGCATGTTCCTGCTCGCTGAGGGTGGCGGTCCCGGTGGCGGGCAGCCGCAGGGGCCGCAGGCCCGCCGACGTGAGTTCCCCGCGAGCCCGTGAGGCCAGTTCGTCGGCGCCGCACTGCAGGGCGCCCTCCAGGCCCCGGTAGAGCTGCTCGGCGGCCTCCGCCGGGCGGCCCGCCCGGCGCAGCGCCGTCCCGTGGGCGACCAGCGAGCAGGCCAGCTGGTGGCCGGCCGGGGAGCGTTCCAGCCAGTCGACGGACTCCTCCAGGAGCTTCATCCGCTCCGCTCCCCCGGACACCTCGGCGGCGATCCGCAAAGTGTGCCCGATCATCGAAGCGGCTCCGAACTGCCGGGCGCGGGCGACGGCCTCCATGGCGGTGGCGCGGGCCCGGTCCGGGGCGGCGGACGCCTCGGCGAGCGCCAGGTGCGGCTGCCAGGGGCACCAGGCGGGGTTGCGCATGCCGCGCTGGTTCAGCCGGCGGCCCACGGCGGCCAGTTCCACGGCGGCCTCCTTCGCCATGCCGCGGGCGAGCAGCAGCTCGCCGTGGACGGCCTGGGCGTCGGGGAAGGTGACGGCGGCGGGGAACGGGGCGTGGAAGTCGTGGTCCGCCGCCAGTTCCGTCGCCTCGGCCACCCGGCCGCGGGCGAGCAGCACCTCGATGAGGACCGCGACGGAGTACCACTGGACGGGTGTGCCCCGGCCGACGCGCTCCGCGAGCCGCAGTCCGGCACGGGCGAAGTCCTCGGCCTCGGCGAGCCGGCCGCGCCGGAAGCGGATGTAGCCGAGCAGCAGATAGCCGAACGACAGATGGGCGCCGCGCCAGCCCTGGCGCTCGAACTCGGCGATCCCGTCGGCGAAGAGCTCCTCGGCCCGGCCGGGCCGGTCCGCGTACAGGTGCACCAGGGCGACCAGCACCGGGACCTCGAAGCCCCAGTCCGCCTCGGCCCAGTGCAGCCCGCCGTCCAGGGCCCGGCCGGCGTGGCGCAGGGCGGTGCCGGACGGCTCGCCGCGCAGGACGGCGTCCCAGGCGCGCAGCCCGATGATGTACCGCTCGGTGAGGTCGCGGCCGGTCAGCCGGTCGGCGAGCCGGGCCAGCCGGCGGGAGCGGGCGGGCGAGCCGGGCTCGTCCGCGCGGAACGCGTCCCACATGAACTGCTCGGCCTGCATCCGCAGCCGGACCCGGGGATCGGTGGCGGTACGGGCCGCCTCGCCGACGGTGTCGGCGGCCTCGTCGAGCCGGTCGCTGTGGGCGAGTGCCTGGGAGAGGTGGAAGAGGATCCCCTCGCGCAGGGCGGGGTCGCCCGCCGGCTCCTCCAGCGCGGCCCGCAGATGGTTGACGGTGGTGGCGGGTTCGAGCAGCAGGGAGGCGCAGCCCAGTTCGTACAGGACGGCGGCCCGCTCACCGGGGGACGGGGGTTCGCGCAGGGCCCGGCCGAGGTAGCTGCGGGCGGCTTCCGGGGCGCCCGCGCGCAGTGTCTCGCGGGCGGCGTCCCGCAGTTGGCCGACGACCCAGGAGTCGCCCTCGGGGTGGGTCTCCAGCAGATGGCGGGCGGCGGCCGACGCTCCGAGGCCGGCGTCGACCACCGACCAGGCCGCCCGGCCGTGCAGCGCGACCCGTGCCGCGTCGGGGATCGCCCGGTAGACGGCGGTGGCGATCAGCGGGTGGACGAATTCGAGGGTCGTGCCGCCGGTCAGCACCCGGGCGCCGCGCAGCCCGTCCGCGGCCTCGGCCGCCTCCGCCGCGCCGAGGCCGGCGATGTCCGCGGCGAGCGCCGGGGAGATCTCGGTGCCCAGCACCGCGGCGGCCCAGGCCAGCCGGACGGCGGGCACCCCCAGCCGTTCCAGCCGGGTGGTCAGCCCGCTGCCCTTCACCAGGGCCGCCAGTTCACGCAGCAGGTGCGCGCTGGTCCGGTCGGGGCGCAGGTCCCGGTCGCGGACCCTGGCGGTCAGCTCGACGGCCTCGAAGGGGTTGCCCGCGGTGACGGACCAGCACTCGCGGCAGAACGCGTCGTCCGCGTGCTCACCGACCGTCGCGCGCACCAGGTCGCCTATCGCGGCCGCGGTGAGCGGTTCCAGGTCCAGGGGCCGGTGGCCGGTGCTGCCGGGCAGCCCGCGGAACGACCCGGCGTGCTCCGGCAGTTCCTCGGGCCGGTAGGCGACGACGATCAGCATGGACAGTTCCGCGGCGCGCGGCGCGAACGCGGCGAGCCAGGTCAGGGATTCGGGATCGGCCCAGTGGGCGTCGTCCAGGACGAGGACCACCGGGGCACGCCGCTGGGCGAGATGGGTGACCACCCAGTCCAGGCCGTCGCGCAGGCCCTGCGGGTCGGGTGCCACGCCGTCCCCCGCGGCGCACAGGCCCAGCGCCGGGCCGACGATCCCGTACCAGCTGCCGAGCGAGGAGCGCAGTTCGCTCTCGCCGGATCCGGCGAGCTGCGGCTGCAGGAGCTGCCGGGCCACATGGAAGGCCACCCGCTGCTCCTGGTCGCCGCCGCGGGCGGACAGTACGGTGCAGCCCTGGTCGGCCGCGCGCCGGCGGGCCTCGGCCAGGAGCGTGGTCTTGCCGAGCCCGGCGGTGCCGGAGAAGGCCAGCAGGCCGCCGCGCGGCCGGTCGCGGCTCTCGGCGCCGTCCGCCCGCAAGCCGGTGAGCTGGCGCAACGCCTCGTCCACAGCGGCGAGTTCGGGCTCTCGTTCGAGCAACGGGCGCCCTGAACGGGCCCTGTGCTCCGGCATCGTGCACCCCCTGGTACCACCGCGTACGCCGGGCGCCCGATGCGCTCGGCGCACGCGCGTCCGATGCCACCTCAGCGTACGCCCGCGGCGCGGTCCGGGACCCTGTCCCGGACCAGCCGCGGCCCTACCTTCCGAGGCCCTGGTTCATCGCCCCAGCGCAGAGTGCTGGAACCCGTTGTCCGATGTCTGTTCGAGGGCCTTGGGCAGCCCGGCGTGATCGGTGCCGACCTTGCGGTAGACGGCCGACAGCATGCGCGTCACCTCGCGTTCCGCGGTACCCAGTTCCTCCGCGACCTCACTGGGGGACCGGCCGCCCGCGATCTGTTCGGCCACGGTCCGCTCCGGCCCGGTGAGCGTGTCGGTCCCGGTACTGCGCAGCTGCAGCGGGCGCATCCCCGCCGCCGCGAGCTCGTCACGGGCCCGGCCGGCGAGCGCGTCCGAGTTGCAGTGCAGCGCGCCTTCCAGACCGGCGTGCAACCGGTCGGCGGCGTCCTGCGGCAGTCCGGCCCGGCGCAGCGCGGCCCCGTACGCGACCTGCGCACGGGCCAGTTCGAACGCCGAGGGTGAGCGTTCGAGATGGCTGACGGCCTCGGCCAGCAGCCGCAGACCGTCGGAACCGCCGGTCACTTCGGCGGACGCGTGCAGCGCCTGGCCGATCGCCGACGCGGTACCGAACTGGCGGGCCCGCTGGACGGCCTCCCGGATGGTGTCCGAGGCCCGTTCTGGCTCGACGAGGGCCACCGCCTGGGCGAGGTGCAGCTGCCACGGGCACCAGGCGGGATTGCGCATGCCGCGCGCCTCCAGCCGCTGGCCGACCGCCGTGAGGTGGCGTTCGGCGTCGCCCCGCATGCCCTGGGCCAGCAGCAGTTCGCTGAAGACCGTCTGGGAGTCGGGGTAGACCACCGCGTTCGGGATCACCTCGCCGTAGTCGTACGTGTCGGCGAGCTCCTGCGCCTCGTGGGTACGGCCGCGGGCGAGCAGGATCTCGATGAGGATGCCGATCGCGAACCACTGCGCGGGCACTCCCGGCCCGACCCGGTCGGCGATGCCCAGCCCGGCGTGCACCAGGTCCTCGGCCTCGGCGAGCCGCCCGCGACGGTAGCGGATGTACCCGAGGAGCGTGAAGCCGAACGACAGGTGCGCTCCGCGCCAGCCCTTGCGTTCCAGCTCCGCGATGCCCTTGGTGAACAGGTCCTCGGCGCGGCCCGGCTGGTCGCAGT from the Streptomyces sp. RKAG293 genome contains:
- a CDS encoding AAA family ATPase; its protein translation is MPEHRARSGRPLLEREPELAAVDEALRQLTGLRADGAESRDRPRGGLLAFSGTAGLGKTTLLAEARRRAADQGCTVLSARGGDQEQRVAFHVARQLLQPQLAGSGESELRSSLGSWYGIVGPALGLCAAGDGVAPDPQGLRDGLDWVVTHLAQRRAPVVLVLDDAHWADPESLTWLAAFAPRAAELSMLIVVAYRPEELPEHAGSFRGLPGSTGHRPLDLEPLTAAAIGDLVRATVGEHADDAFCRECWSVTAGNPFEAVELTARVRDRDLRPDRTSAHLLRELAALVKGSGLTTRLERLGVPAVRLAWAAAVLGTEISPALAADIAGLGAAEAAEAADGLRGARVLTGGTTLEFVHPLIATAVYRAIPDAARVALHGRAAWSVVDAGLGASAAARHLLETHPEGDSWVVGQLRDAARETLRAGAPEAARSYLGRALREPPSPGERAAVLYELGCASLLLEPATTVNHLRAALEEPAGDPALREGILFHLSQALAHSDRLDEAADTVGEAARTATDPRVRLRMQAEQFMWDAFRADEPGSPARSRRLARLADRLTGRDLTERYIIGLRAWDAVLRGEPSGTALRHAGRALDGGLHWAEADWGFEVPVLVALVHLYADRPGRAEELFADGIAEFERQGWRGAHLSFGYLLLGYIRFRRGRLAEAEDFARAGLRLAERVGRGTPVQWYSVAVLIEVLLARGRVAEATELAADHDFHAPFPAAVTFPDAQAVHGELLLARGMAKEAAVELAAVGRRLNQRGMRNPAWCPWQPHLALAEASAAPDRARATAMEAVARARQFGAASMIGHTLRIAAEVSGGAERMKLLEESVDWLERSPAGHQLACSLVAHGTALRRAGRPAEAAEQLYRGLEGALQCGADELASRARGELTSAGLRPLRLPATGTATLSEQEHAAAARAATGATPAAIAAELSTDEVTVGRLLSAVYRKLGTDPGGLPGTYRADPPGGPSGAVTGEE
- a CDS encoding peptidoglycan recognition family protein, which translates into the protein MTAAAAAAALLPVLSTATSANAAQPATSSLQQAFSDAAQRYQVPASVLLGVSYMESRWDTHQGLPSVTAGYGPMHLTDARTALTDFPQKGDGGDDSRGDDSRPLTGSGQAVPDADLSKLPATLTTLERAAGLTGLPAQDLRKDPAANVAGGAALIAAAQKSLGQPLSSDPADWYGAVARFSGADDSATAGAFADDVYDVLRQGESRTTDAGQNVTLTAAPGIAPATAQAVALGLKHANDSGTECPRGVGCEWLPAPYQETTPGDYGNHDLADRPASQKIDTIVIHDTEGSWDTALKLVQDPTYLAWHYTVRSADGHIDQHLKTKDVGWHAGNWYTNAKSIGIEHEGFLIDPGTWYTESMYRTSARLVAYLAKKYDIPLNRQHILGHDNVPGPTGAYIGGMHTDPGPYWDWAHYFQLMGAPLHATAGPAGGLVTIRPDYDKNRPLYTGCVTAGDTCPARGSEAVRLHTAPSEDAPLVKDIGLHPTGDSTTGVNDVGARASTGQQYAVAERQGDWTAVWYLGQKAWFHNPRSQPTAVNAWGFTATPKAGLADIPVYGRAYPEAAAYPAGVPVQAIVPMPYKLLAGQEYAIGNRVQGEYYYSTTFDTASHQVVRGKQVYYEIQFGHRVEYVRAEDVTVLPSQVGAPR
- a CDS encoding aminoglycoside phosphotransferase family protein encodes the protein MYSASSSVSAPPRLSHPAGTDSSLRTRPPLTAARRGLPTGTSHPLSGRLDLTGPQGAQLRTAIAAVQRICPEFNPVQMLRRSGRTALLVGTSGRSPAVAKCLLDQSPAWVERFQHEIAAYRAFVRHRPPARVPRLIAADPESCVLVLERMPGRVVSVQRHPTETPPRSDVRAAIGAFGRINLWRPPAGVFDAPIDYPARISRYHELGLLTDRDMGDLQKLLHGLAHVQGQFCHGDALLSNVLLSPAGPVLVDWEHAGWYLPGYDLAVLWSALGNDPVARRQISQLAQNQGPASRDAFLVNLMLVLTREIRTYETAVQRTMRSAAPPAQTVPGAGEEQRLLLRRLHDDCGLARRAVRAAVGTR